One genomic region from Pseudomonas sp. R5-89-07 encodes:
- the eutC gene encoding ethanolamine ammonia-lyase subunit EutC, which translates to MKEPPVQLDLPDNPWLQLRRLTPARIALGRTGTSIPTSAQLDFQLAHAQARDAVHLPFDHEGLSRQFAERGRDSLLLHSAATDRHTYLQRPDLGRRLSDESAQTLRDYALAHPDGVDLAIVVADGLSALAVHKHTAPFLTRLEEQTHAEGWSLSPVILVEQGRVAVADEIGQLLGAKMVVILIGERPGLSSPDSLGLYFTYNPKVGLTDAYRNCISNVRLEGLSYGMAAHRLLYLMREACRRQLSGVNLKDEAQLQTLESDDPDLMKGNFLLSPPVG; encoded by the coding sequence ATGAAGGAGCCGCCTGTGCAACTCGACCTGCCTGACAACCCCTGGCTGCAACTGCGCCGCCTGACCCCGGCGCGCATTGCCCTGGGCCGCACCGGCACCAGCATTCCCACCAGCGCGCAACTGGACTTCCAGTTGGCCCACGCCCAGGCGCGGGACGCGGTGCACCTGCCCTTCGATCATGAAGGGCTGAGCCGCCAATTCGCCGAGCGCGGCCGTGACAGCCTGTTGCTGCACAGCGCCGCCACGGACCGGCATACCTACCTGCAGCGCCCGGACCTCGGGCGCCGCCTGAGTGATGAGTCGGCGCAAACCCTGCGCGACTACGCTTTAGCACACCCCGATGGCGTGGACCTGGCAATCGTGGTGGCCGATGGCCTGTCGGCGCTGGCCGTGCATAAACATACCGCCCCGTTTCTGACACGCCTGGAAGAACAGACCCACGCCGAAGGCTGGTCGCTGTCACCGGTGATCCTGGTCGAACAGGGCCGGGTCGCCGTGGCCGATGAGATCGGGCAACTGCTCGGCGCCAAAATGGTGGTGATCCTGATCGGCGAACGGCCGGGGCTCAGTTCGCCGGACAGCCTGGGCCTGTATTTCACCTACAACCCCAAGGTCGGCCTCACCGACGCCTACCGCAACTGCATCTCCAACGTGCGCCTGGAAGGCCTGAGTTACGGAATGGCGGCCCATCGCCTGCTGTACCTGATGCGAGAGGCGTGTCGCCGGCAGCTGTCCGGGGTCAATCTCAAGGACGAGGCTCAACTGCAGACCCTGGAGTCGGATGACCCGGACCTGATGAAAGGCAATTTCCTGCTCAGCCCGCCTGTGGGCTGA
- a CDS encoding N-acetyltransferase, with protein MRITQATLEHLDLLTPLFVKYREFYGALPFPDSSRAFLEKRLRRKESVIYLALADDDDKRLLGFCQLYPSFSSLSLKRVWILNDIYVAEDARRQLVADNLMRTAKKMAKETHAVRLRVSTSSDNDVAQKTYESIGFREDTEFKNYVLPINEE; from the coding sequence ATGCGGATTACTCAAGCGACCCTGGAACACCTGGACCTGCTCACCCCGCTGTTCGTCAAATACCGCGAGTTCTACGGGGCCCTGCCATTCCCGGACTCGTCGCGGGCCTTTCTGGAAAAGCGCCTGCGACGCAAGGAATCGGTGATCTACCTGGCGCTGGCCGATGATGATGACAAGCGGCTGCTGGGGTTCTGCCAGCTGTACCCGAGCTTTTCTTCGTTGTCGCTCAAACGGGTGTGGATCCTCAACGACATCTATGTGGCCGAAGACGCACGCCGGCAACTGGTCGCCGACAACCTGATGCGCACCGCCAAGAAAATGGCCAAGGAAACCCACGCCGTGCGGCTGCGGGTATCCACCAGCAGCGACAATGACGTGGCGCAGAAGACCTACGAGTCGATTGGCTTTCGCGAAGACACCGAATTCAAAAACTACGTGCTGCCGATCAACGAAGAATAA
- a CDS encoding TetR/AcrR family transcriptional regulator C-terminal domain-containing protein, with amino-acid sequence MTSKTANPRGRRKKAAGADTQSPLNKDTIIAAALALIDRDGLDKCSLRNLASSLGVYPTAIYWYVSSRELLLSEVLAKVLEHVAPEPAQRWQDYLRAAMVNCHDAVRLHPNIAPLLGSQLVSNSSTDFTLVEGVLAALQQAGFRGAALSGAYNTFIAALAGFTTLEYAPLPENTEAWQHQVQESLRAVDPQQHPTLAQNMDQLSNRGFSLRWQNGVDAALDESFAFYVDTILCGLETLAARR; translated from the coding sequence ATGACCAGCAAGACCGCAAACCCACGGGGCAGGCGTAAAAAGGCCGCTGGCGCAGACACACAAAGCCCGTTGAACAAAGACACCATCATTGCCGCCGCACTGGCGTTGATCGACCGCGACGGCCTGGACAAATGCAGCCTGCGCAACCTGGCAAGCAGCCTGGGCGTTTACCCCACGGCCATCTACTGGTACGTCTCGTCCCGCGAATTGTTGCTGAGCGAAGTGCTGGCCAAGGTGCTGGAGCATGTCGCGCCAGAACCTGCGCAGCGCTGGCAGGACTACCTGCGTGCGGCGATGGTCAACTGCCATGATGCCGTGCGCCTGCATCCGAACATCGCGCCGTTGTTGGGTTCGCAACTGGTGTCCAACTCCAGCACGGACTTCACGTTGGTCGAGGGCGTGTTGGCGGCCTTGCAGCAGGCCGGCTTCAGGGGTGCCGCTCTGTCCGGCGCCTACAATACGTTTATCGCCGCCCTCGCCGGCTTCACGACGCTGGAGTACGCGCCGCTGCCGGAGAATACCGAGGCATGGCAACACCAGGTGCAGGAAAGCCTGCGCGCCGTCGACCCGCAACAGCACCCCACCCTGGCGCAGAATATGGACCAATTGAGCAATCGCGGGTTCAGCCTGCGCTGGCAGAACGGCGTGGACGCGGCGCTGGATGAAAGCTTTGCGTTTTATGTCGACACCATTCTCTGCGGCCTGGAAACTCTGGCCGCCCGCCGCTGA
- a CDS encoding aspartate aminotransferase family protein: protein MSGTLELTRCLQRYIRANPNSARQLEWAARVMPGGNTRSVLFYEPFPLVMRGGSGCFLNDLDGHRYVDFLAEYTAALYGHSHPVITHALTKAMANGLNLSAHTELEARLATLIVERFACIEQVRFTNSGTEANLLALAAAKAYTGRSAIIAFNGGYHGGVLSFAGANTAMNVPHRVYLADYNDMDSVERLLHEHVDIAAILVEPMLGAGGCICAQPGFLQGLRERSQAHGALLIFDEVMTSRLAPGGLQEKLGVTPDLMTLGKYIGGGMPCGVLGGRADIMAQFDPRQGCLSHAGTFNNNVLTMAAGIAGLEQVYTREAALELNARGDGLREHLNEVLAPLAMQFTGQGSVMNLHPTGVPIRRPSDLPTHRNHLRDLFFFHLLECGIYSARRGLFALSLPLTDRELIRLITATHGFVERYGGD from the coding sequence ATGTCTGGAACGCTTGAGCTCACGCGTTGCCTTCAGCGCTATATCCGCGCCAACCCCAACAGTGCACGCCAATTGGAGTGGGCCGCGCGGGTGATGCCCGGCGGTAACACGCGCTCGGTGCTGTTCTATGAGCCGTTCCCGTTGGTGATGAGGGGCGGCAGCGGCTGCTTTCTCAACGATCTGGACGGGCACCGCTACGTTGATTTCCTCGCGGAATACACAGCGGCGCTGTATGGGCACTCCCATCCGGTGATCACCCATGCGTTGACCAAGGCGATGGCGAACGGGCTGAACCTGAGCGCACACACCGAATTGGAGGCACGGCTGGCGACCCTGATTGTGGAGCGCTTTGCTTGTATCGAGCAGGTGCGCTTTACCAACTCCGGTACCGAGGCGAATCTTCTCGCGTTGGCGGCGGCAAAGGCCTACACCGGACGCAGTGCAATCATCGCGTTCAACGGCGGTTATCACGGCGGTGTGTTGAGCTTTGCCGGGGCGAACACGGCGATGAATGTGCCGCATCGTGTGTACCTGGCCGACTACAACGACATGGACAGCGTCGAGCGCTTGCTGCATGAGCATGTCGATATCGCGGCGATTTTGGTGGAGCCGATGTTGGGCGCCGGCGGCTGTATCTGCGCCCAGCCGGGCTTTCTCCAAGGGCTGCGTGAAAGGAGCCAGGCCCATGGCGCATTGCTGATTTTCGATGAAGTGATGACCTCGCGCCTGGCACCCGGCGGTCTGCAGGAAAAACTCGGTGTCACGCCGGACCTGATGACCCTGGGCAAGTACATCGGTGGCGGCATGCCGTGCGGCGTACTGGGTGGGCGAGCGGACATCATGGCGCAGTTCGACCCTCGCCAGGGGTGCCTGTCCCATGCCGGCACCTTCAACAATAATGTGCTGACCATGGCGGCGGGTATCGCGGGTCTGGAGCAGGTGTACACCCGCGAAGCGGCGCTGGAACTCAATGCCCGCGGCGACGGCTTGCGCGAGCACCTCAACGAAGTGCTGGCGCCCCTGGCGATGCAATTTACGGGGCAAGGTTCGGTGATGAATCTGCATCCCACGGGCGTCCCGATTCGTCGCCCCTCGGATCTTCCAACGCACCGCAACCACCTGCGCGACCTGTTCTTCTTTCACTTGCTCGAATGCGGTATCTACAGCGCGCGACGCGGGTTGTTCGCGCTGAGCCTGCCGCTGACTGACCGCGAACTGATCCGGCTGATAACGGCTACGCATGGGTTTGTCGAGCGCTACGGCGGCGATTGA
- the ppa gene encoding inorganic diphosphatase: MSYSKIPAGKDLPNDIYVAIEIPANHAPIKYEIDKDSDCLFVDRFMATPMFYPANYGFIPNTLADDGDPLDVLVVTPYPVTPGSVIRARPVGILNMTDDGGGDAKVIAVPHDKLSQLYVDVKEYTDLPPLLLEQIKHFFENYKDLEKGKWVKIDGWGNADAARAEIMKSVAAYKG, encoded by the coding sequence ATGAGCTACAGCAAGATTCCGGCTGGCAAAGACCTGCCGAACGACATCTACGTCGCCATCGAAATTCCGGCCAACCACGCGCCGATCAAATACGAAATCGACAAAGACAGCGACTGCCTGTTCGTTGACCGTTTCATGGCCACCCCGATGTTCTACCCGGCCAACTACGGTTTTATCCCCAACACCCTGGCTGACGACGGCGACCCCCTCGACGTGCTGGTCGTAACCCCTTACCCGGTTACGCCAGGCTCGGTTATCCGCGCTCGCCCGGTCGGCATCCTGAACATGACCGACGACGGCGGCGGCGATGCCAAAGTCATCGCAGTGCCACACGACAAGCTGTCCCAGCTGTATGTCGACGTGAAGGAATACACCGACCTGCCACCGCTGCTGCTGGAACAGATCAAGCACTTCTTCGAGAACTACAAAGACCTCGAAAAAGGCAAATGGGTGAAGATCGACGGTTGGGGCAACGCAGACGCCGCCCGTGCCGAGATCATGAAGTCGGTTGCCGCCTACAAAGGCTGA
- a CDS encoding amino acid permease — translation MSTSPLHSSNHGLSRSLKERHVMLIAIGGIIGAGLFLGSGKAIATAGPALLLAYALCGGMVYLIARALGELSLYRPSSGSFATYAEEFLGPRVAFITGWSYWMIWILVGVLEVTGIGLLMKYWFPELPQWIPALVTVGVLMVINLFAVKTFGEVEFWLALIKVLTIVGLIGAGLAILLFGLPTSAPTTPSVTNLWRHDGFFPNGWSGFWFAVPVAAFTFAGIEVVGLVAAETAEPQRTLPRAINSILWRMAIFYLGSIAVIMALYPWNQIDTAQSPFVMVFDSIGMGVAAGFINFVVISALASSCNTGLFATSRMLFALSHIQQAPRQLQVLSPRQVPARCLMVSTAILLVGVLLNYLIPESIFSLLMTGILGLLIWVWVVIIAAHMAYRRKVQRCTLGEVHYRLPWPKVSSVLVLGYLTVLAVLVIRDPETRAAAYVAAAWFGLLMLVYPKPAASKGVSDVWNA, via the coding sequence ATGTCCACATCACCGCTTCACTCTTCCAACCATGGTTTGTCGCGCTCGCTTAAAGAGCGCCACGTCATGTTGATCGCGATCGGCGGCATTATCGGGGCCGGTTTGTTTTTGGGGTCGGGCAAGGCGATTGCCACGGCGGGGCCGGCGTTGTTGCTGGCATATGCGTTGTGTGGGGGGATGGTTTATCTGATTGCGCGGGCGCTGGGGGAGTTGTCGTTGTATCGGCCGAGCAGTGGCTCGTTTGCGACCTATGCCGAGGAGTTTCTGGGGCCGCGGGTGGCGTTTATCACGGGCTGGTCGTACTGGATGATCTGGATTCTGGTGGGGGTGCTGGAGGTTACCGGGATTGGTTTGTTGATGAAGTATTGGTTCCCGGAGTTGCCGCAGTGGATTCCGGCGTTGGTCACGGTGGGCGTGTTGATGGTGATCAATCTGTTTGCGGTGAAGACGTTCGGCGAGGTGGAGTTCTGGCTGGCGTTGATCAAGGTGCTGACGATTGTCGGGTTGATTGGGGCGGGGTTGGCGATTCTGCTGTTTGGGCTGCCAACATCGGCGCCGACGACGCCTTCGGTGACCAATCTGTGGCGCCATGATGGATTTTTTCCGAATGGCTGGAGCGGCTTCTGGTTCGCGGTGCCTGTGGCTGCATTTACCTTTGCGGGGATCGAGGTGGTCGGCCTGGTGGCGGCGGAAACGGCTGAGCCGCAGCGCACGTTGCCACGGGCGATCAACAGCATTTTGTGGCGGATGGCGATTTTTTACCTGGGGTCCATTGCGGTGATCATGGCGCTGTATCCGTGGAATCAGATCGACACGGCGCAAAGCCCGTTCGTGATGGTGTTCGACAGTATCGGCATGGGCGTGGCGGCCGGGTTCATCAACTTTGTGGTGATCAGCGCGTTGGCGTCTTCGTGTAATACAGGGCTGTTTGCCACCAGCCGCATGCTGTTTGCGCTGTCGCATATCCAGCAGGCGCCGCGTCAGTTGCAGGTGTTGAGCCCGCGCCAGGTGCCGGCCCGTTGCCTGATGGTGTCGACGGCGATTTTGCTGGTGGGGGTGCTGCTCAATTATCTGATTCCGGAGAGCATTTTCAGCCTGTTGATGACCGGGATTCTGGGCCTGTTGATTTGGGTGTGGGTGGTGATCATCGCGGCGCATATGGCCTATCGGCGTAAGGTGCAGCGCTGCACGTTGGGTGAGGTGCATTACCGCCTGCCCTGGCCCAAGGTCAGCAGTGTGCTGGTGTTGGGCTATTTGACGGTGCTGGCGGTGTTGGTGATCCGCGACCCGGAAACGCGCGCGGCCGCCTATGTGGCGGCGGCGTGGTTTGGGTTGTTGATGCTGGTGTATCCGAAACCTGCCGCATCGAAGGGGGTGAGTGATGTCTGGAACGCTTGA
- a CDS encoding ethanolamine ammonia-lyase subunit EutB: MASFSHAVGAQTYRFDSLKDLMAKASPARSGDFLAGVAAHNDGERVAAQMALANTPLKHFLEEALIPYESDEVTRLIIDTHDKQAFATVSHLTVGGLRDWLLSDAADEHSLRALAPGLTPEMAAAVSKIMRVQDLVLVAQKIRVVTQFRGTMGLRGRLSTRLQPNHPTDEPAGIAASILDGLLYGNGDAMIGINPATDSIASICAMLEMLDAIIQRYDIPTQACVLTHVTTSIEAINRGVPLDLVFQSIAGTEAANASFGISLSLLQEGYDAGLSLKRGTLGQNLMYFETGQGSALSANAHFGVDQQTCETRAYAVARHFKPFLVNTVVGFIGPEYLYNGKQIIRAGLEDHFCGKLLGVPMGCDICYTNHAEADQDDMDTLLTLLGVAGINFIMGIPGSDDIMLNYQTTSFHDALYARQTLGLKPAPEFEQWLAKMGIFTQADGKVRFGNNLPPAFRHALAQLG; the protein is encoded by the coding sequence ATGGCAAGCTTTTCCCACGCGGTGGGTGCACAGACTTACCGCTTCGACAGCCTCAAGGACCTGATGGCCAAGGCCAGCCCGGCGCGCTCCGGCGACTTCCTGGCCGGCGTGGCTGCGCACAATGATGGCGAACGGGTCGCGGCCCAAATGGCGCTGGCGAACACCCCGTTGAAGCACTTCCTGGAAGAGGCGCTGATTCCCTATGAAAGCGATGAAGTCACCCGGCTGATCATCGACACCCACGACAAACAGGCCTTCGCCACCGTCAGCCACCTGACCGTCGGCGGCCTGCGCGACTGGCTGCTCAGCGACGCAGCCGACGAACACTCCCTACGCGCACTGGCGCCGGGGCTGACACCGGAAATGGCCGCCGCCGTGTCCAAGATCATGCGCGTGCAGGACCTGGTGCTGGTGGCGCAGAAGATCCGCGTGGTCACCCAGTTTCGCGGCACCATGGGTTTGCGCGGGCGCCTGTCGACGCGCCTGCAACCCAACCACCCCACTGACGAACCGGCCGGCATTGCCGCCAGCATTCTCGACGGCCTGCTCTACGGCAACGGCGACGCGATGATTGGCATCAACCCGGCCACCGACAGCATCGCCTCGATCTGCGCCATGCTGGAAATGCTCGACGCAATCATCCAGCGCTACGACATCCCCACCCAGGCCTGCGTGCTGACCCACGTCACCACCTCCATCGAGGCGATCAACCGTGGCGTGCCGCTGGACCTGGTGTTCCAGTCGATTGCCGGCACCGAAGCGGCCAACGCCAGCTTCGGCATCAGCCTGAGCCTGTTGCAGGAAGGCTACGACGCGGGTTTGAGCCTCAAGCGCGGCACCCTGGGCCAGAACCTGATGTATTTCGAAACCGGCCAGGGCAGTGCCTTGTCGGCCAACGCGCACTTTGGCGTGGACCAGCAAACCTGTGAAACCCGCGCCTACGCGGTGGCCCGGCATTTCAAGCCGTTTCTGGTGAACACCGTGGTCGGTTTTATCGGCCCCGAGTACCTGTACAACGGCAAGCAGATCATCCGCGCCGGTCTCGAAGACCATTTCTGCGGCAAGCTGCTCGGCGTGCCGATGGGGTGCGACATCTGCTACACCAACCACGCCGAAGCCGACCAGGACGACATGGACACCCTGCTGACCCTGCTCGGCGTGGCCGGGATCAACTTCATCATGGGCATCCCCGGCTCCGACGACATCATGCTCAACTACCAGACCACCTCCTTCCACGACGCGCTGTACGCCCGCCAGACACTGGGCTTGAAACCGGCGCCGGAGTTCGAGCAGTGGCTGGCGAAAATGGGCATCTTTACGCAAGCCGACGGCAAGGTACGCTTCGGCAACAACCTGCCACCGGCATTTCGCCACGCGTTGGCGCAACTGGGATGA
- a CDS encoding DedA family protein, whose translation MDFNPLDLILHLDVYLDMLVTNYGPWIYAILFLVIFCETGLVVMPFLPGDSLLFIAGAVAAGGGMDPVLLAGLLMLAAILGDSTNYVIGRTVGERLFSNPNSKIFRRDYLQKTHDFYDKHGGKTVTLARFLPILRTFAPFVAGIAKMPYPRFFGFSVLGTILWVGGLVTLGYFFGNVPFIKKNLSLLVVFIILLSLVPMIIGVVRSRFGRTSSEANPH comes from the coding sequence ATGGATTTCAACCCGCTAGACCTTATCCTGCATCTCGACGTTTACCTCGACATGCTGGTAACCAACTACGGTCCGTGGATCTACGCCATTCTGTTCCTGGTGATTTTTTGCGAGACCGGCCTGGTGGTCATGCCGTTCCTGCCGGGTGATTCGCTGCTGTTCATCGCCGGCGCCGTTGCCGCCGGCGGCGGCATGGACCCGGTATTGCTGGCCGGCCTGCTGATGCTGGCGGCCATCCTCGGCGACAGCACCAACTACGTGATCGGGCGAACGGTGGGCGAGCGCTTGTTCAGCAACCCGAACTCGAAAATCTTCCGTCGCGACTACCTGCAAAAAACCCACGACTTCTACGACAAGCACGGCGGCAAAACCGTGACCCTGGCGCGCTTCCTGCCGATTTTGCGCACCTTCGCGCCGTTCGTCGCCGGCATTGCCAAAATGCCTTACCCGCGCTTCTTCGGGTTCAGCGTACTCGGCACCATCCTCTGGGTCGGTGGCCTGGTGACCCTGGGTTACTTCTTCGGCAACGTGCCGTTTATCAAGAAGAACCTGTCGCTGCTGGTGGTGTTCATCATCCTGCTGTCCCTGGTGCCGATGATCATCGGCGTGGTGCGCAGCCGCTTTGGCCGCACCTCCTCCGAAGCCAACCCGCACTGA
- a CDS encoding S24 family peptidase: MNTSGDRLKALLREVHLSASDFAKNRGVTPQHVNNWFKRGVPMGRLNEIAELLCVSSRWLSDGRGPKHPPANYLLDGPTARTAPAREDIGKYLTGPACRPENPDVEIPLHPTFTSTERIRVSQHTLQTLNVDPDRAVGAYMVDNSMIDIIQQGATLAVDKGRTQIIDGEIYAVEHDGMLRIKYLYNRPGGGLRMRSHNASEHPDEYLTYDQRFEQNFQIVGWVFWWSTLNNRRPPVPLDEHLLGWEGSKSEPEVGN; encoded by the coding sequence ATGAATACATCAGGTGATCGTTTAAAAGCGCTACTACGGGAAGTTCATCTTTCCGCCTCCGACTTCGCCAAGAACCGCGGCGTCACGCCTCAGCACGTGAACAACTGGTTCAAGCGCGGCGTCCCCATGGGCCGACTCAACGAGATCGCAGAACTGCTGTGCGTCTCCAGCCGCTGGTTAAGCGACGGCCGCGGCCCCAAACACCCACCGGCCAACTACCTGTTGGACGGCCCCACCGCAAGGACTGCACCCGCCCGCGAAGACATCGGCAAATACCTCACAGGCCCCGCCTGCCGCCCGGAAAACCCCGACGTGGAGATCCCCCTCCACCCCACCTTCACCTCCACCGAGCGCATCCGCGTCTCCCAGCACACCCTCCAAACCCTCAACGTAGACCCCGACCGCGCCGTAGGCGCCTACATGGTCGACAACAGCATGATCGACATCATCCAGCAAGGCGCCACCCTCGCCGTCGACAAAGGCCGCACCCAAATCATCGACGGCGAAATCTACGCCGTCGAACACGACGGTATGCTGCGCATCAAATACCTCTACAACCGCCCTGGCGGCGGCCTGCGCATGCGCAGCCACAACGCCAGCGAACACCCGGACGAATACCTCACCTACGACCAGCGCTTCGAGCAGAACTTCCAGATAGTGGGCTGGGTATTCTGGTGGTCCACCCTCAACAACCGCCGCCCACCGGTACCACTGGACGAACACCTGCTGGGCTGGGAAGGCTCTAAATCGGAACCGGAGGTGGGCAACTGA
- a CDS encoding zinc-dependent peptidase gives MWSLSAWRRRRLLAKHPIADDTWQRVRHHLTFLDGITVEQDQWLREACVLFLADKHLTALPGVELHQEQRLLLAAQAQLPLMNLGDLDWYQGFHEIVLYPDDFLSPQRHRDASGVEHEWDGEHSGEAWQQGPVILAWPGVLASGQWEGYNLVIHELAHKLDMLNGDANGLPPLHHDMRVQEWASVMQSAFDDLNRQLDANPDADTEIDPYAAENPAEFFAVTSEYFFSAPDLLASHYPQVYAQLSRFYRQDPLARLTQLQAHDPRYQPQGE, from the coding sequence GTGTGGTCCCTCAGCGCCTGGCGTCGCCGGCGCCTGCTGGCCAAGCACCCGATTGCCGATGACACCTGGCAGCGGGTGCGTCACCACCTGACCTTTCTCGATGGCATCACGGTCGAGCAAGACCAGTGGCTGCGCGAAGCCTGTGTGCTGTTTCTGGCGGATAAACACCTCACCGCCCTGCCCGGCGTCGAACTGCATCAGGAACAGCGCCTGCTGCTCGCCGCCCAGGCGCAACTGCCGCTGATGAACCTGGGCGACCTCGACTGGTATCAGGGCTTCCATGAAATCGTGCTATACCCCGACGACTTCCTCAGCCCGCAACGCCACCGCGATGCCAGCGGCGTGGAACACGAATGGGACGGCGAACACAGCGGCGAAGCCTGGCAACAGGGCCCGGTGATCCTCGCCTGGCCCGGCGTACTGGCCAGCGGACAATGGGAAGGCTACAACCTGGTCATCCACGAGCTGGCGCACAAACTGGACATGCTCAACGGCGACGCCAACGGCCTGCCGCCGCTGCACCACGACATGCGCGTGCAGGAATGGGCCAGCGTGATGCAAAGCGCGTTTGACGACCTCAATCGTCAACTGGACGCCAACCCGGACGCCGACACCGAGATCGACCCTTACGCAGCGGAAAACCCGGCGGAATTCTTTGCCGTGACCAGCGAATATTTTTTCAGCGCCCCGGATTTACTGGCCAGCCATTACCCGCAGGTGTACGCCCAACTGAGCCGCTTCTACCGCCAGGATCCCCTGGCCCGCCTGACTCAACTGCAAGCCCACGACCCGCGCTACCAGCCACAGGGCGAATGA
- the eat gene encoding ethanolamine permease, with product MPSEPTGSSVDFEKVGTDYFQQRELKKGAAGWVLLVGLGVAYVISGDYAGWNFGLAQGGWGGMFLATLLMATMYLCMCFSLAELSSMIPTAGGGYGFARSAFGPWGGFLTGTAILIEYAIAPAAIAVFIGAYCESLFGIGGWMIYLAFYIIFIGIHIFGVGEALKLMFVITAIAAIALGVFLVSMVPHFNIANLLDIPVSEAKGASSFLPFGYVGVWAAIPYAIWFFLAVEGVPLAAEETKNPKRDLPRGLIGAIVVLTSFALLILVIAPGGAGTYALIKSGNPLVEALALSYGGSTWMGSFVNLVGLAGLIASFFSIIYAYSRQIFALSRAGYLPRKLSETNKSKAPVLALVIPGIIGFGLSLTGQGDLLILVAVFGATISYVLMMAAHITLRIRRPKMERPYRTPGGIFTSGVALVLACVAVVAGFLVDPRVVIGAAIIYGVLIAYFAFYSRHHLVAGTPEEEFAAIQAAEAALH from the coding sequence ATGCCTAGCGAACCCACTGGATCTTCCGTCGACTTCGAAAAAGTCGGCACCGACTACTTTCAACAACGCGAACTTAAAAAAGGCGCTGCCGGCTGGGTGCTGTTAGTCGGCCTCGGCGTCGCCTACGTGATTTCCGGCGACTACGCCGGCTGGAACTTCGGCCTGGCCCAGGGCGGCTGGGGCGGGATGTTTCTCGCCACATTGCTGATGGCCACCATGTACCTGTGCATGTGCTTTTCACTCGCCGAACTGTCTTCGATGATTCCCACCGCTGGCGGCGGCTATGGCTTTGCCCGCAGCGCGTTCGGCCCCTGGGGCGGGTTCCTTACGGGCACGGCGATCCTGATCGAATACGCCATCGCGCCCGCCGCCATCGCGGTGTTTATCGGCGCGTACTGCGAGTCGCTGTTCGGCATTGGCGGCTGGATGATCTACCTGGCGTTCTACATCATCTTTATCGGCATCCACATCTTCGGGGTGGGTGAAGCGTTGAAGCTGATGTTCGTGATTACCGCCATCGCAGCCATCGCGCTGGGTGTGTTTCTGGTGTCGATGGTGCCGCACTTCAACATCGCCAACCTGCTGGATATCCCGGTGAGCGAAGCCAAGGGCGCCAGCAGCTTCCTGCCGTTCGGCTACGTCGGCGTGTGGGCGGCGATCCCCTATGCGATCTGGTTTTTCCTCGCGGTAGAAGGCGTGCCCCTGGCCGCTGAAGAAACCAAGAACCCCAAGCGCGACCTGCCGCGCGGGCTGATCGGCGCGATTGTAGTGCTGACCAGTTTCGCCCTGCTGATCCTCGTGATTGCACCGGGTGGTGCAGGCACTTACGCCCTGATCAAATCCGGCAACCCTCTGGTGGAAGCGCTGGCGTTGTCCTACGGCGGTTCGACCTGGATGGGCAGCTTCGTCAACCTGGTGGGCCTGGCCGGCTTGATCGCGAGCTTTTTCTCGATCATCTACGCCTATTCCCGGCAGATCTTCGCCTTGTCCCGCGCCGGCTACCTGCCGCGCAAACTCTCCGAAACCAACAAGAGCAAGGCGCCGGTACTGGCGCTGGTGATCCCCGGCATCATCGGTTTTGGCCTGTCGCTGACCGGCCAGGGCGACCTGCTGATTCTGGTGGCGGTGTTCGGCGCCACCATTTCCTACGTGTTGATGATGGCCGCGCACATCACCCTGCGCATCCGTCGCCCTAAAATGGAGCGTCCGTATCGCACGCCGGGCGGCATCTTCACCTCGGGCGTGGCGCTGGTGCTGGCCTGTGTGGCCGTGGTGGCGGGCTTCCTGGTGGATCCGCGCGTGGTGATTGGCGCGGCGATCATCTATGGAGTATTAATTGCTTACTTTGCTTTCTACAGCCGGCATCACTTGGTAGCAGGCACGCCGGAAGAAGAATTCGCGGCGATCCAGGCCGCAGAGGCCGCCTTGCACTAA